The following proteins are co-located in the Dyadobacter chenwenxiniae genome:
- a CDS encoding PorP/SprF family type IX secretion system membrane protein: MNTHFLNKVNLGLLLFFAASAQTAFAQREVLYEQYVQSPMTINPGFTGVRETFNMTAMFRRKWFNIQNSPSSQTFTADGTVANGKFGIGFMALNDQTSFFTTTGFSGSFAFHLGISDQWKLGLGAQGGINVLPVVDLTSPRNNTVLGSFGLGAWLRSDRLYFGLSKPELLAQNFGGQAISNVYRRPLYIMAGGSYELNDDVMLLPHILFVQEKDHALRFDVGSRFWFNEKVGIGASYRAGGGYKSFSGKVDYLQVSAEVQAGRNIRLGYFYSTRQAEQIYASYSGPKGIHELMLKFVPSPNGFQKY; the protein is encoded by the coding sequence ATGAACACACATTTCTTAAACAAAGTAAACCTTGGCCTGTTGTTATTCTTTGCTGCAAGCGCTCAGACTGCTTTTGCCCAAAGAGAGGTTCTTTACGAACAATATGTGCAAAGCCCGATGACTATTAATCCCGGCTTTACCGGCGTCCGTGAGACATTCAATATGACCGCAATGTTTCGTAGAAAATGGTTTAACATTCAAAATTCGCCATCCAGCCAGACATTCACAGCAGATGGAACGGTTGCCAATGGGAAGTTTGGAATAGGTTTTATGGCATTGAACGATCAGACGAGCTTTTTCACCACAACGGGCTTTTCGGGATCGTTTGCGTTTCACCTGGGCATTTCAGATCAATGGAAACTGGGACTTGGTGCGCAAGGTGGCATTAATGTGCTTCCGGTGGTGGATTTAACCTCACCCAGAAATAATACGGTGCTGGGAAGTTTCGGACTCGGGGCTTGGCTGCGTTCCGATCGTCTGTATTTTGGGCTTTCCAAGCCGGAACTATTAGCGCAGAATTTTGGCGGTCAGGCAATATCGAACGTTTATCGTCGTCCCTTATATATAATGGCCGGTGGCAGTTATGAACTGAATGATGACGTGATGCTGTTGCCACACATTTTATTTGTCCAGGAAAAAGACCATGCGTTGCGCTTTGATGTTGGCAGCCGGTTTTGGTTTAATGAAAAAGTGGGCATAGGAGCGTCGTATCGGGCTGGCGGAGGTTATAAATCGTTTTCAGGGAAAGTGGATTATTTGCAGGTTTCGGCAGAAGTGCAGGCAGGGAGGAATATAAGGTTAGGATACTTTTACAGCACGCGACAGGCCGAGCAAATTTACGCCTCCTATTCAGGCCCCAAAGGCATCCACGAACTGATGCTGAAATTTGTACCGAGTCCTAACGGATTTCAAAAATACTAA
- a CDS encoding 2-oxoglutarate dehydrogenase E1 component: protein MDKYTYIANSDGAYIEELYNSYKQNPASVDEGWQKFFEGFDFSQKYPVNGNGHVNGAANGKEAAAISKVGPARIRKEMEVVHLIRGFRSRGHLLATTNPIQKRKDRQPQLDIADFNLGNEDLDSVFEAGVEVFGRPATLREIVDSLTTIYTRNIGFEYLYIRDREQKSWLRKKIEKEALNMSFSIDEKKHILSKLNEAVVFENFLHTKYLGQKRFSLEGGETTIPALDAMINKAAEMGVVEVMIGMAHRGRLNVLANVMQKTYGQIFNEFEGNLPDQVWGDGDVKYHMGFASQITTKNGEKVHLKLAPNPSHLEAVNPVVEGYIRARADGMYDSDYDRVLPVLIHGDAAVAGQGIVYEVTQMSALNGYYTGGTIHFVINNQVGFTTDFIDARSSIYCTDIAKIVDAPVLHVNGDDPEAVVFCMRLAVEYRQKFNKDIFIDMVCYRRHGHNEADEPKFTQPVLYKSIEKHQNPREIYQKTLADRGDVDAQLAANMDKEFKQLLQERLDMVKQKALPYTMPKLEQEWHTLRKAKPEDFEKSPETGVPLETLEKIGKALISTPENFNRLKQIDKLLKDREQMIFDKKEVNWATAELLAYGSILTDGNIVRLSGQDVQRGTFSHRHAVLRDVETNAPYSNLEHIQEDQGRFMIYNSLLSEYGVLGFEFGYSMANPNALVIWEAQFGDFANGTQVIIDQFVTSSETKWDRWTGLVMLLPHGYEGQGPEHSNARPERYLQLSANYNLIVANVTTPANFFHLLRRQLKFPFRKPLVVMSPKSMLRHPLCVSPIDSLVNGSFQETIGDTYADPKKVKKVLLCTGKLYYELYEKQQADKRDDVAIIRLEQMHPFPQSQIDAHLAQYPNAKVYWVQEEPFNMGGWTFMLRMYKGAKPLQVIARVSSASPSTGFSKIHAKEQAEIISRAFE from the coding sequence ATGGATAAATACACATATATAGCAAATTCCGACGGCGCTTACATAGAGGAATTGTACAATTCCTATAAGCAGAATCCAGCTTCCGTAGACGAAGGCTGGCAGAAATTTTTTGAAGGTTTCGACTTCTCACAAAAGTATCCTGTTAATGGCAACGGCCACGTCAATGGCGCTGCCAATGGCAAGGAAGCAGCCGCAATATCCAAAGTTGGTCCAGCCCGTATCCGCAAGGAAATGGAGGTGGTTCACCTGATCCGTGGTTTCAGGTCAAGAGGGCACTTATTGGCCACTACCAACCCGATTCAGAAGCGTAAAGATCGTCAACCACAGCTTGATATCGCCGATTTTAACCTCGGTAACGAAGACCTTGATTCGGTTTTTGAAGCAGGTGTGGAGGTTTTCGGCAGGCCAGCAACATTGCGGGAGATCGTCGATTCCCTGACAACGATTTATACCAGGAACATTGGTTTCGAATATTTATACATCCGCGACCGCGAGCAAAAAAGCTGGTTGCGCAAGAAAATAGAGAAGGAAGCATTGAATATGAGTTTTTCTATTGATGAGAAAAAACATATTCTTTCCAAGTTAAACGAGGCCGTTGTTTTTGAAAATTTCCTTCATACAAAATATTTAGGTCAAAAGCGTTTTTCACTGGAAGGTGGCGAAACCACAATTCCCGCATTGGACGCGATGATCAATAAGGCCGCTGAAATGGGCGTTGTGGAGGTGATGATCGGGATGGCACACCGTGGCCGCCTGAACGTGCTTGCCAACGTCATGCAAAAAACGTACGGACAGATCTTCAACGAATTTGAAGGTAACCTGCCCGACCAGGTCTGGGGTGACGGTGACGTGAAATACCACATGGGTTTCGCAAGCCAGATCACAACCAAGAATGGTGAAAAAGTACACTTGAAACTAGCACCTAACCCATCTCACCTGGAAGCTGTTAACCCGGTTGTAGAAGGTTACATCCGTGCGCGGGCCGATGGCATGTATGACAGTGATTATGACCGCGTTTTGCCGGTTCTGATCCACGGTGATGCAGCGGTTGCAGGTCAGGGAATTGTTTATGAGGTTACCCAAATGTCTGCACTAAATGGCTATTACACAGGTGGAACCATCCACTTTGTGATCAATAACCAGGTTGGTTTTACGACGGACTTTATTGATGCAAGATCAAGCATTTACTGCACCGACATTGCCAAGATCGTCGATGCGCCTGTATTGCACGTGAATGGTGATGATCCTGAGGCCGTTGTGTTCTGTATGCGACTGGCGGTGGAATATCGTCAGAAGTTCAATAAGGACATTTTCATTGATATGGTTTGCTATCGCCGTCATGGTCACAATGAGGCGGACGAACCGAAATTTACGCAGCCTGTTCTCTACAAATCGATTGAAAAACACCAGAATCCCAGGGAAATTTATCAAAAAACCCTTGCAGACCGTGGTGATGTAGATGCGCAGCTAGCGGCTAATATGGACAAAGAGTTTAAGCAACTCCTGCAAGAAAGATTGGATATGGTGAAGCAAAAAGCATTGCCCTATACAATGCCTAAATTAGAGCAGGAGTGGCATACGCTTCGTAAGGCGAAGCCAGAAGATTTTGAAAAGTCACCGGAAACCGGTGTCCCATTGGAAACGCTGGAAAAAATTGGCAAGGCTCTGATAAGCACGCCCGAGAATTTCAATCGCCTGAAACAGATTGACAAGTTGCTCAAAGATCGTGAGCAAATGATATTTGATAAAAAAGAAGTGAACTGGGCCACAGCCGAGTTGCTGGCTTACGGCTCCATCCTGACTGACGGCAATATCGTAAGATTAAGTGGACAGGACGTACAGCGCGGAACATTCTCGCACCGACATGCAGTCCTTAGGGATGTTGAGACGAATGCGCCTTATAGCAATCTGGAACATATTCAGGAAGATCAGGGCCGGTTTATGATCTACAACTCGCTGCTTTCGGAATACGGCGTCTTGGGTTTTGAGTTTGGTTACTCCATGGCAAACCCAAATGCACTGGTGATTTGGGAAGCACAGTTTGGTGACTTTGCCAATGGTACGCAGGTTATTATCGATCAGTTTGTTACATCCAGTGAAACCAAATGGGATCGCTGGACGGGATTGGTTATGTTGCTGCCACACGGTTACGAAGGCCAGGGGCCAGAGCACTCCAATGCACGTCCGGAGCGTTATTTGCAACTTTCAGCCAACTATAACCTGATCGTTGCGAATGTTACAACGCCCGCAAACTTCTTCCATTTGCTGCGCAGACAGTTGAAATTCCCATTCCGCAAGCCCTTGGTGGTGATGTCGCCAAAATCAATGCTAAGACATCCCCTGTGCGTTTCGCCGATTGACAGTCTTGTTAACGGCTCGTTTCAGGAAACCATCGGGGACACTTATGCAGATCCTAAAAAAGTGAAGAAAGTGTTGCTATGCACTGGAAAGCTATATTATGAGCTTTATGAAAAGCAACAGGCCGATAAGCGCGATGATGTTGCCATTATCCGTCTTGAACAAATGCATCCGTTCCCACAAAGCCAGATCGATGCGCATTTGGCACAATATCCAAATGCAAAAGTATATTGGGTGCAGGAAGAACCTTTCAACATGGGTGGCTGGACATTCATGTTAAGAATGTACAAAGGCGCGAAACCTTTACAGGTGATCGCCCGCGTATCAAGCGCTTCGCCTTCCACAGGTTTCTCCAAAATCCACGCGAAAGAGCAGGCGGAGATTATTAGCAGAGCTTTTGAATGA
- the odhB gene encoding 2-oxoglutarate dehydrogenase complex dihydrolipoyllysine-residue succinyltransferase, which translates to MAEIEIKVPPVGESITEVTIGNWFKNDGDFVKMDEVICGLDSDKATFELTAEAEGVLHIKAQEGDTLNIGDLIATIDSAANGASKDSAPKQETAANAAAPAASAAEESAADKIEDKAGEPAAAAPAAAAPVAATPAQAAPASGGKAYEMKVPAVGESITEVTIASWSKKDGDHVEVDEILCELESDKATFELPAEAAGTLRIVGKEGETLSIGAVICTIEPGAGGAQASTSASQPQAAAPSGETAGADKAYSEKHASPVAAKILAEKGIDPKDVNGSGSGGRIMKDDALKAGSKPAESAPASQPAAAKPVAQAASAPAGARGQRREKMSSLRKTIARRLVAVKNETAMLTTFNEVDMKPVMDVRSKFKDKFKEKHEVGLGFMSFFVKAVTVALKDFPVINAYMDGEELVYNDYADISVAVSTPRGLVVPVIRNAETLSFAAVEKEIVRLAVRARDGKLGLDEMSGGTFTITNGGTFGSMLSTPIINAPQSAILGMHNIVERAVVVDGQIVVRPIMYVALSYDHRTIDGKDSVSFLVRVKQLLEDPMRLLLDM; encoded by the coding sequence ATGGCTGAAATTGAGATAAAAGTACCGCCCGTTGGCGAGTCCATTACAGAGGTTACAATAGGAAACTGGTTCAAAAATGATGGCGATTTTGTGAAAATGGATGAGGTCATTTGCGGGCTTGATTCGGATAAGGCGACATTTGAATTAACAGCAGAAGCAGAAGGCGTCCTGCACATCAAAGCACAAGAAGGCGATACGCTGAACATTGGCGACCTGATTGCAACCATCGATTCAGCTGCAAACGGTGCGTCGAAAGATAGTGCTCCTAAACAGGAAACTGCGGCTAACGCTGCTGCACCAGCTGCTTCCGCCGCTGAGGAATCGGCTGCCGATAAGATTGAAGATAAAGCCGGTGAACCAGCCGCGGCTGCGCCAGCCGCCGCTGCGCCAGTTGCTGCCACGCCAGCCCAGGCTGCGCCTGCGAGTGGTGGAAAGGCATATGAAATGAAAGTCCCGGCAGTGGGAGAGTCGATAACAGAGGTTACCATTGCTTCCTGGAGCAAAAAAGATGGTGATCATGTAGAAGTCGATGAAATCCTTTGCGAGCTGGAATCTGATAAAGCAACATTTGAATTGCCAGCGGAAGCAGCAGGAACGCTGCGGATCGTTGGAAAAGAAGGTGAGACATTATCAATTGGCGCAGTTATTTGCACCATTGAGCCGGGAGCCGGTGGAGCGCAAGCATCAACATCTGCTTCTCAGCCGCAAGCAGCCGCACCGTCCGGAGAAACAGCCGGAGCCGATAAAGCATACAGCGAAAAACACGCTTCACCCGTTGCAGCGAAAATTTTAGCTGAAAAAGGAATTGATCCAAAAGACGTAAACGGATCAGGTTCGGGTGGCAGAATCATGAAAGACGATGCGCTGAAAGCGGGTAGCAAGCCTGCGGAATCAGCCCCTGCTTCACAACCTGCCGCAGCTAAACCAGTTGCGCAAGCCGCATCAGCCCCAGCAGGAGCGAGAGGTCAGCGTCGTGAGAAAATGTCGTCCTTGCGTAAGACCATTGCACGCCGTCTGGTTGCTGTGAAAAATGAAACAGCGATGCTTACAACGTTCAACGAGGTGGATATGAAGCCTGTGATGGACGTGCGTTCAAAATTCAAAGATAAATTCAAAGAGAAGCATGAAGTTGGTTTAGGCTTTATGTCATTCTTTGTGAAAGCAGTAACCGTTGCGTTGAAAGACTTCCCGGTTATTAATGCTTATATGGATGGCGAGGAGCTGGTTTACAACGATTACGCCGATATCTCCGTAGCAGTTTCAACGCCTCGCGGCTTGGTTGTTCCTGTGATCCGTAATGCTGAGACATTGTCATTCGCAGCGGTGGAGAAGGAAATCGTTCGCCTGGCCGTGCGTGCGCGTGATGGGAAACTTGGACTGGATGAGATGTCTGGTGGAACGTTCACGATTACCAATGGAGGAACATTCGGTTCAATGCTTTCCACACCGATCATCAATGCGCCGCAGTCTGCAATTTTAGGAATGCACAACATTGTTGAACGCGCAGTTGTTGTTGACGGTCAGATCGTTGTGCGTCCGATAATGTACGTGGCACTTTCTTATGACCACCGTACGATTGACGGTAAGGATTCGGTAAGCTTCCTGGTTCGCGTGAAGCAATTACTTGAAGATCCAATGAGGTTACTACTCGATATGTAA
- a CDS encoding nucleotide pyrophosphohydrolase — MTIQEAQSQVDNWIKTYGVRYFSELTNMAILTEEVGELARIMARTYGDQSFKKSDLGKDLGDEMADVMWVLICLANQTGINLTEAFEKNMAKKTERDKDRHKDNAKLS; from the coding sequence CCATCCAAGAAGCACAATCGCAAGTCGATAACTGGATCAAAACCTACGGTGTCCGTTATTTTTCCGAGTTAACCAATATGGCGATCCTCACGGAAGAAGTGGGCGAACTTGCCAGAATTATGGCCAGAACTTACGGCGACCAATCATTTAAAAAATCGGATCTGGGCAAAGACCTGGGCGATGAGATGGCGGATGTAATGTGGGTCCTGATTTGCCTTGCTAATCAGACGGGCATTAACCTGACCGAGGCTTTTGAGAAAAATATGGCCAAGAAAACAGAGCGGGATAAAGACAGGCACAAGGATAACGCCAAATTGAGCTAA